Below is a genomic region from Jatrophihabitans sp..
CCCTTCGGCGCCGTCCTTGGCGATCAGGCCGGGCACTGCCTGCATCAACCGGGTCGCCGCTCGCCCGGCGCCGGCCAGCAGATCGGGGTGGGCGCGCAGCGCCTCGGCCAGCCGGCGCAGCTCGGCCCCGCCGGTGGCGAGCAGGCTGAACGCCCGGGCAAGTCCGACCAGGCTGGTGGCGAACAGCGGCGCGCCGCAACCGTCCACGCCGGTGGCGGCGATCGGCTCGCCGGTCAGCTCGCCGACCGTGCCCGCCAGCAGTTGCTGCAGCGGGTGCGCCGGGGACAGGTAACCCGACACCGGCCAGCCGTTGCGCAGGCAGGCCAGCAGCATTCCGGCGTGCTTGCCCGAGCAGTTCATCGCCAGCCTGGACTCGGCGAGCCCGGCCATCAGGTGCGCCCGGCGCTCGGCGACTCCCAGCGGCAGGTCGGGCGGGCACTCCAGATCGTCCTCGGTCAGCCCTGCTGCTCGCAGCTCGTCCGCGATCAGCTGCTGGTGCTGGGGCGAACCCGAGTGCGAGGACGCGGCCAGGGTCAGTTCCATGGCGCTGAAATCCACCCCGGCGCGCAGCATCCCCACTGCTTGCAACGGCTTGAGCGAGGACCGGGCGAAGACCGGCTGGGCCGGTTCGCCGGCGCTGAACCGGACGCTGCCGTCGGGTGCCAGCACGATCAGGTGGCCGGTGTGCACCGACTCCACCACGCCGCTGCGCTCGATTTCGATCAGGGGCACGCCGGTGCGGAGTCGGATCACGCCTCGATTGTGTCCGATCCGCCCGCCGTCAGCGCACCGGGCGCATCCCCAGCAGCCGCAGCTCGCCGATCTTCGGGCCGTCCTTCTCGATGACCGCGGTGATCCAGCCGCCTTCGCGACCGTGCTGGCGCAGCGTCTCGGCGTCGGCCGGCAGGTCGACCGGGTCGAACTCGCGATTTTCCCAGTCCATCCGGGCCCGGTGTCCGGCTTCGGCCAGCGGCAGCACCGTGCTGCCGGCGGCCAGGGCGTCCCGGCCGGCGCTCAGCCAGGCGATGACGTCGTCGAGCGCGCTGACCATGGCCGGGTTGCCGTCACACCAGGTGGCCACCAGCTCCGGCCGGGTGCGAGCGACCCGGCTGCCCGAGGTGTAGGAGCCGGCGGCCAGGGACAGCCCGAGTTCCCCACCGCGCAGGCCGGTCAGTGCCAGCGCTTCGGCCAGCATGTGCGGCAGACCGATCACCCGGGCGATCGCGGCGTCCTGCTCGGCGGCCGTCGTGGGCACCGGCTTGGCCCCGAGGTCACACAGCAGCACTGCCAGTGACAGCCACGCCTGCAGGTCGGTGTCGGGTTCCAGGGTCAGCGCCCAGGGCGCGTCCCGGAACAGCAACGGGTCACCGGCCAGGAACCCGGATTGCTCGGTGCCGGCCAGCGGGTGCCCGCCGACGAACCGGACGCCGGGCAGCCGCCTGCGCACCGCCTGCAGCACCGGCTCCTTGAGGGTGCCGACATCGGTGACCACCGTGCCCGGGGCGACCGCGTGATCGATCGCGATCAGCGCGCCTTCCAGATGCGGCAGCGGCATCGCCAGCACGATCAACTCGGCATCGGCCACCGCCTCGGCGGCGCTCGCGGCCACGGTGTAACCGGTTCCCCGCGCGGCGGCTGCCTCGACCGGGTCGGGGTCATAACCCGAGACCTGGTACCCGCCCCGGGCCAGCGCCTGCACGATGGAACCGCCGATCAGGCCGAGGCCCAGAACGGCGATGCGGTCAAACGAATCTGGCACCAGTCGAACGTATAGCCGCCAGCGGCATGCACTTACAGTTGGTAGCTCAGCGTGACCGTTCCGATGCCGGGCCGACACCCGATAGGAACGAAGCGGCCGGCGGGCGTGATCTGGGCGACGCCACGCGACCTGCGCACTCGATGGTCGGCGGGCTTTGTTGCGCAACCGATCCATGCCAGGATCTGGGAGGTCACCTTCACTACTACTACATCTACATCGGCTCGACACCGTTTCCACAATCGTGCGGAGGGGCTGGGTCATGGGGCAAGGCAGTTACGCGGTAGCGGCATTCCGCGACGGCGGGGTGTGGCGCTGCGACGCGCTGCCTTCGGCTGTCCTGAGCGACCTGAGCGTGCTGTTGTCGGCGCTGCGCAGCCAGCCGCCGGAGGGCGGGCCGTTCGTGGTCGCCAACATCGATGACGAGTTCTTCCTGATCGCCCGCTCGCACGGACCCCGGATCGACCTGCTGCTGTCGGACCTGACCGCTTCGGTCGAATTTCCGCTGGCGGCCCAGGTGCTCACCCGGCTGGGCGAGGATCCGCCGGAGGATGACGAGCTCGATGAGGTGTGGCCGATCGGCGAACTGGACCTGTTCAACGATCTCGAGCTCGGCGAGGACGAGATGGAATCCATACTTGATGACCTGGATGCCTATCCCGAGGACATGCTCGACTCCGTGATCAAGCGGATCGGGTTGGAGGATGAATTCCGCAGGGCTCGCTCTTCGGGCCGGGTGGCGCTGTGAGTTACTTCGCGCTCGCCCTGCTGGGCAAGGACCAGGCCCAAGCCGGCTGGTTGCTGGAAGAGGTCGACCTCGATGGTTGCGAGTCGATCGACGACGTCTGCGACGTGTTGCGCGACTACGACCATCCGGTGCGGCTGCTGGCGCTGGAACAGGACGACGAGTACGCGGTGCTGGCCAGGCTGGACGCCGCGGCCGATCAGGCCGCGGAGCCGATCCGGGTGTTCCTGTCCAACGGCCATGCCGCCGACGACTACCCGATCGCGCAACTCTTCGCCGACGGGTTGCCCGAGGTGGGCGGTGATCCGCTGGACGGCGACGAGGACGCCCCGACCGACGTGCATGACGCCGCGCCGTTCGGAGATCCGCAGGTGCTTGCTGACCTGGGGGTGCCCGCCGACGAGCTGATCGAGCTGGCAGTGCACGAAGGCACCCTGCCCGCGGACCTCATCGAGACGGTGTGCGAGCGGCTGGGCTGCCTGAGCGAATTCGAGGCCATCCGCGGGTGAGCTGGACGCCGGCGGGCGGCGAGGTCACCACCGACCATGACGCGATGGGCGCTGCCCTGCGCCAGGCCGCTCTGGCGCTGACAGCGGGCGAGGTGCCGGTGGGCGCGGTGGTGCTCGCGCCGACCGGGGCGGTGCTGGCGAGCGCTCATAACCTGCGCGAGACCAGTGCTGACCCCACCGCCCACGCCGAGGTGCTGGCCTTGCGGCGGGCCGGTGAGGCGCTGGGCGACTGGCAGCTGGCGGGGTGCACCCTGGTGGTCACCTTGGAGCCGTGCACGATGTGCGCCGGCGCCCTGGTGCTGGCGCGGATCCGGCGCCTGGTGTTCGGCGCCTGGGACGACAAGGCCGGCGCGGTCGGCTCACTGTGGGACGTGGTGCGCGACCGGCGGCTCAATCATCGCCCGGAGGTGCTGGCCGGCGTCCGGCAGGACGAGTGCGCCGAGCTGCTGACCCGTTTCTTCGCCGAGCGGCGGTGACTGTATTGTCGTCGGCGGTGGCGTGTCCGAGCGGCCGAAGGAGCACGCCTCGAAAGCGTGTGAGGTGAAAGCCTCCGTGGGTTCAAATCCCACCGCCACCGCCACGGGGTTCGTGCACCGTCCTGCCAGGTCCGGCCCTCGCCCCGCGTCGCCGCTGTCCTCGCTCGGGCGCCCAGCTGTTGATCACCGAAATCATCTGACGCTGGCCAAGTGATAGTTGTATTTCTAAACTAACCACCAGCGCTGTGACCGCAGTGCTGGCGCGCGGAAATGGGTGAAGCGCAATGAACCCTGGGCGACTGTTGAACAAAACCGACTGTAGGTATGACCCTGCCCATAACGGGGTATTCGGCCTCGGGTAGGCGGGCGAGGGGCGTCGAGCTGTCGCGCCTGTGGCAAAGTTGGCGCGGCGCCGCAGGAGTTGACCTGGCTCCGCGCGCCGCTAGGCGGATCTTATCCGGACGGCGTGAGAAAGTAAACCGACCGCGCGGTCTTTTCCTGAATAGCAGTTCCAAACGGTACAAACCGTAAGCGGGAACCCCGTTACGGCGGCGGATACACTTCACCACTCGCGAGGTCCAAGGAGGAAAGCGCCTGTGGCAATGCAGCAGCGAGCGGTCCTGACTCGCGGTCGCGTGCTGGTCGCCGCTGCTGAGGTCTTCGCCCGGACCGGCTTCCTGGCGGCGAGCATGAACGACATCGTGGAGGCCGCCGGCGTCACCAAGGGTGCGGTGTACTTCCACTTCCCGAGCAAAGAGGCGCTCGCCGTCGCGATCGTGGAGGAGCAGTTCGCGCAGTGGCCGCCCCTGGTGGCCGCGATCATCGAGCACTCACCCGATGCGTTGACCAGCGTCGTCGCGCTGACCTATGAGGTGGGCAGCCGGTTTCGCGACGACGTCCTCACCACGGCCGGCGTTCGGCTTTCCTTTGAACGTGAACTGGTGAACGCGGCTATGCCGACGCCGTTCGTCGGCTGGGTCGGCATCCTGCAGGAACTGTTCAGCCGGGCGCGGCGGGAAGGCACTTTGCGTCCTGGGCTGCAGGCAGCCCCGACGGCGCGAGCGCTGGTGGGCAGCTTCTTCGGTATCCAGCACGTGTCAGAGATCCTCACCAACCGCACGGACCTGGAAAGTCGGCTGGACGAGTTCTGGAAGGTGTTCCTCGTCGGAGTGGCCGTCAACCCGGACTGGACGGGCACCCAGCGGGCGGTGCGCCGGGTCCGGGCCGCGATTCCACGGGTAACCGCTCAACTCGACTCCGATCCCGAGTTCGACTGAGCTGGTCAGGACGCCATTCGCAGGCTGCCCGACGCGGTCACCCGGCCATCCTGTTGCACCGAGAATTCGGTGGTGTCGCCTGAGATCGGCCTCAGCAGGATGTCGGTGTCCACCCCGAGTTCGGTGAACGCCGGGCAGTCCAGCGTGCAGCCGACGAGCCGGGCGTCGTCGGCTCGCTGATCGAGGGCGGCCTGCCAGGCCGCGTCGATCAGCAGCATTCCGGGCGCATGATCCAGCGGATGGTCGAAGTACACCGGATTATCCAGCGGCACCACCAGCCGTCGTCGGCTGCCGGGTCCGGGCTCGGCGGTGATCAGCACGTCGGCCATGGCCCGGATCGGCGAGGGCAATCGTGGCGGAACGGCGCCGCCCCAACGCAATTGATCCCAGTCCCGACGGATCCCGCCACGTGCTCGCAGGGCGGCGTAGCTCTGTGCCGAGATCCACCGGATGGTCCCGGCCCCGGTGGCGAATCGCAGGTCATCAGCGGTGAAGGACAGCGCGATGGTCATGCCGCGCAACTGGCCGGCTCGGATGATCACATCCCGGCAGCTGACCGTGATGGCGAGATTGGTCGCCCGCAGCAGGGCCCGCGGCTCGGTGCGCTGATCGAGGACGAAGCTGACGTCTCGCATCAGGGACTGCTGGTCGAAACCGACGCCGAACGCGAAGTGCGACACGGCCAGGCCGCTCTGCCGGATGGATTCCAGGATCAGCATCGGATCGTGGCGGCCGATCGGGTCGGGCCGGTACACCCGATGCGATCTGGGCCACTGGGCGGCTACCAGGAACTCGGTGTCAGCCAGCCTGATCACGTCGGTGAGCAGCACCTCCGCGATCGAGTCCCGGTGCACCAGACTGCGGTCGATGGTGCGGTCCCAGCTCAGACCCTGGCCGGCCCGCAGTGCCGGATCAAACGTGTGCATGCGAGCCTCCCCCCGTTGGCAGTGCAGAAATCGCACGGACCGTATCCCCAGCTGGCTACAGGATACTTTACATAAATTATACATTGTCCACGCGGTGTGCCACTCTGCGAAGACAAACGTATTTCCGCATTCTTATGTTGCTGACAGTGCAAACTCGGTCATGCGCACCTGCCGACGCGTGACCAACGTTCCCGGCGTGGGTAGGAAACGCGGTACCGGCTGCTACCGGCACAGCTGACGGGGTACCTTGCCAGCGACAAGCTCGGCCGCGCGACGTGGGAACCCGCCGGACAGCAAGGAGTCGCCCATGGCAGCCAGCATGAAGGACGTGGCCCGGCTAGCCGGTGTGTCCATCAAGACAGTCTCCAATGTGGTCAACGACTACCCATTTGTCAGCGCTGCGACCAGGTCGCGGGTGCAAGCGGCGCTAGACACACTTGACTACCGGCCCAACACCTCGGCTCGCGGCCTGCGTACCGGCCGGACGGATCTGATCGCGCTGGCGATTCCAGCGCTGGACGAACCCTACTTCGCCGAGATGGCCGGCCTGATCGTCGAGGCCGCGGAGCGGCGCGGCTGGACCGTGCTGATCGACCAGACCGGTGGTGACCGGGCTCGGGAGAAGCTGGCCACCGGCGGGTCGCACTCGCACTGGATCGACGGCTCGATCACCAGCCCGCTGGCGCTGACCGGTGACGACGTCGCCGACCTCGTCCAGCAGCGGCCGGTGGTGCTGCTCGGCGAGCGCTTCACGCACGCGACTGCCGATCGAGTGGCGGTGGACAGCGTGAGCGCGGCCCGCGAGGCGACCAGCCACCTGATCGAACTCGGCCGGCAGCGGATCGCCTTCATCGGGGCGCAAGCCCAGGGCCGCACCGGGGCGGTGCGGCTGGCGGGCTACCGCTCGGCGATCCTCGACGCCGGCCGACGCCCCGAGCAGGGCCTGATCGTCCGGGTCGAGCGTTTTCGCCGCGCCGAGGGCGCCGCCGCGATGGCCCGGTTGCTCACCGCCAAGCGGCCGCCGGACGCGGTGTTCTGCGCCAACGACCTGCTGGCGGTCGGCGCCATCCGGACGCTGCTGTCCAGCGGGTTGCGAGTGCCGCAGGATGTGGCGGTGGTGGGCTTCGACGACATCGAGGAGGCTCGGTTCACCACCCCGAGCCTGACCAGCATCTCGCCGGACAAGCAGCAGATAGCCGAGGTGTCGGTGGAGCTGCTGTGCCGCCGGATCCGCGAAGGCGCGGACGGCCCGCCGGTGAGCGTGGTCGCCGGCCATCGCCTGCTGGTGCGGGAATCGAGCGTCGGTGTCGTCGACGCCTCCGGCGAGGCGTTCACCAGCGATCCACCCGGGTGATCCGCAGCACCGCCTCGCCGGCCTCGTCGCTGGCCGCCAGATCGACCTCAGCGCTGATTCCCCAGTCGTGGTCGGCGTTCGGGTCCTCGAAGACCTGCCGGACCAGCCACCGTCCGGGCTCCACGCTGACCTGGAACAGGCTCGGGCCCCGGGCCGCCGGGCCGGTGCCGATCCGGTCGTATTCGCTGAAGTAATCCGACAACGCGTCCTGCCAGGCCTCGGCATCCCAGCCGGCGGCGGCGTCCAGCTCACCCAGTTCGGCGTAGCGGTGACCGGCGGCCAGTTCCACCCGCCGGAACATCGCGTTGCGCACCAGCACCGTGAAGGCGCGGGTGTTGGCGGTCAGCGGCCGGGTCGGTGGCGCCAGCACGCCGGCCGGTCCGGGCTCCACCGCCGGGGTCCTCAACTGCTCCCACTCGTCCAGCAGGCTGGAGTCGACCTGGTGCACCAGCTCACCGAGCCAGGCGGTCAGGTCCTCGACGGCCTCGGTCCGGGCGGTGTGCGGCACGCCGGCCCGCAACGCCCGGTAGGCGTCGCTGAGGTAGCGCAGCAGCAGTCCCTCGGAGCGGGTCAGTCCGTAGAAGGAGACGTATTCGGTGAAATTCATGGCACGTTCCCATAGATCGCGCACGACCGATTTGGGGGACAGCTGATGCTCGATCAGCCAGGGATGGCCCTTGCGGTACATCCCGAACGCAGCGTCCAGCAGCTCGGCCAGCGGGCGCGGGTGGGTGACGTCCTCCAGCAGCACCATCCGCTCCTCGTACTCGACCCCGTCAGCCTTGAGCTGGGCGACCGCCTCGCCACGTGCCTTGGACTGCTGGGCGTACAGGACCTGGCGCGGGTCTTCCAGGGTGGCCTCGATCACCGACAGCACGTCCAGGGCGAAGGTGTCGGATTCGATGTCGAGCAACTCGATCGCGGCCAGCGCGAAGGTCGACAGCGGTTGGTTCAGCGCGAAGTTCGGCGGCAGGTCGACGGTGAGCCGGACCGTCCGGCCGGTCTCATCCGGGGTCTCCAACCGCTGCAGGACTCCGGCGGTCAGCAGCGACCGGTAGGCCTGAATCGCTGACCGGACGTGGCGCCGCTGGGCCGGGCCGGCCTCGTGATTGTCGGTGAGCAGGTACCGCATCGCGGCAAAGGCGTCACCAGGCCGGGCGATGACGTTGAGCAGCATCGAGTGGGTGACCCGAAAGTGCGAGCCCAGGGGCTCGGGCTCGGCCCCGACCAGCCGATCATGAGTCGCCTTCGACCACGACACGAATCCCTCGGGCGCCTTCTTGCGCTGGACCCGGCGGCGCTTCTTCTCATCATCGCCGGCCTTGGCCAGCAGCCTGGCGTTCTCGACCTCGTGCTCGGGCGCCTGCACCACCACCGTTCCGGCGGTGTCGTAACCGGCGCGACCGGCCCGGCCGGCGATCTGGTGGAACTCGCGGGCCTGCAGTTGCCGGCTGCGGCGGCCGTCGTACTTGCTCAACGAGGTGAGCACCACCGTCCGGATCGGGACGTTGATGCCGACCCCCAGGGTGTCGGTTCCGCAGATCACCTTGAGCAACCCGGCCTGGGCCAGTTGCTCGACCAGCCGCCGGTACTTGGGCAGCATGCCGGCGTGGTGCACTCCGATGCCGTGACGCACCAGCCGCGACAGCGTCTTGCCGAAGCCCGAGCTGAACCGGAAGTCACCGATCGCGGCGGCGATCAGGTCCTTCTCGGCCCGGCTGCAGACGTTGACGCTGGTCAGCGCCTGAGCCTGCTCCAGGGCCGCGGCCTGGGTGAAATGCACGATGTAGACGGGGGATTGGTGAGTGCTCAGCAACTCGGCGATCGTCTCGTGCAGCGGGGTGGTGACGTAGTAGTGGAACAGCGGCACCGGCCGATCGACCGAACTGACCACGGCGGTCGGCCGCCCGGTGCGGCGGCTGAGGTCGCGGGAGAAGAAGTCGACCGGACCCAGCGTCGCCGACATCAGCAGGAACTGCGCCCGGTTGAGCTCCAGCAGCGGAACCTGCCAGGCCCAGCCGCGGTCTGAGTCGCCGTAGTAGTGGAACTCGTCCATCACCACCAGACCGATATCGGCGGCACTGCCCCCGCGCAACGCCAGGTTGGCCAGCACCTCAGCGGTGCAGCAGATGATCTCTGCCTGGCCGTTGACGCTGGCATCGCCGGTCATCATGCCGACCCGGGAGGAGCCGAAGACCTCGCAGAGTGCGAAGAACTTCTCGCTCACCAGCGCCTTGATCGGCGCGGTGTAGAAGCTCCGCCTGCCGTGGACCAGGGCGGCGAGGTGAGCGCCGGTGGCCACCAGGGACTTGCCCGACCCGGTCGGCGTGGACAGGATCACGTTGGAACCCGACAGCAGCTCGATCAGCGCCTCGGACTGGGCCGAGTACAGCTCCAGTCCCTGGCCGGCGGCCCAGCCGGTGAACGCGTCATAGACCGTGTCGGGATCCGCGCCGGTCAGGGCGCCGGAGTCCAGCAACCCGGCCAGGGACTTCTTAGAGGTGCTCATCGTGCACCAGGGTGCCTTATCAGCGGCCCAGGCGTCCTGGCCCCTCAGAGCAGGCGGGTGTCCAGGGGCTGCTCGGTGACGGCTCCCTCCGCCGACCGGCTGACGTAGTAGGCGGTCTTTCCCGGCTGCTCGGTCACCGCCTCGACGAAACGGCTGCCCCGGTAGAGCACGCCGACGCCATCCTCGGTGGCATAGCCAGGGGCCAGCGTGCCGTCACCGATCAGCGACTGGAACATCGGCCGGCGCTGCGGCTCGGAGTCGTAGTGCACGCCGTTGGAGAACGGCACCAGGGCCAGGCCGTCGGTGACCGGACGCAGTTGCGGCCCGAACGAGTCGGTG
It encodes:
- a CDS encoding asparaginase, with the protein product MIRLRTGVPLIEIERSGVVESVHTGHLIVLAPDGSVRFSAGEPAQPVFARSSLKPLQAVGMLRAGVDFSAMELTLAASSHSGSPQHQQLIADELRAAGLTEDDLECPPDLPLGVAERRAHLMAGLAESRLAMNCSGKHAGMLLACLRNGWPVSGYLSPAHPLQQLLAGTVGELTGEPIAATGVDGCGAPLFATSLVGLARAFSLLATGGAELRRLAEALRAHPDLLAGAGRAATRLMQAVPGLIAKDGAEGVFAAALPDGGAVAVKIDDGATRAAELALVIGLRQLGVSGPALDELGTAPVLGGGRPVGLIRPVHG
- a CDS encoding prephenate dehydrogenase/arogenate dehydrogenase family protein, whose translation is MPDSFDRIAVLGLGLIGGSIVQALARGGYQVSGYDPDPVEAAAARGTGYTVAASAAEAVADAELIVLAMPLPHLEGALIAIDHAVAPGTVVTDVGTLKEPVLQAVRRRLPGVRFVGGHPLAGTEQSGFLAGDPLLFRDAPWALTLEPDTDLQAWLSLAVLLCDLGAKPVPTTAAEQDAAIARVIGLPHMLAEALALTGLRGGELGLSLAAGSYTSGSRVARTRPELVATWCDGNPAMVSALDDVIAWLSAGRDALAAGSTVLPLAEAGHRARMDWENREFDPVDLPADAETLRQHGREGGWITAVIEKDGPKIGELRLLGMRPVR
- a CDS encoding tRNA adenosine deaminase-associated protein is translated as MGQGSYAVAAFRDGGVWRCDALPSAVLSDLSVLLSALRSQPPEGGPFVVANIDDEFFLIARSHGPRIDLLLSDLTASVEFPLAAQVLTRLGEDPPEDDELDEVWPIGELDLFNDLELGEDEMESILDDLDAYPEDMLDSVIKRIGLEDEFRRARSSGRVAL
- a CDS encoding tRNA adenosine deaminase-associated protein; its protein translation is MSYFALALLGKDQAQAGWLLEEVDLDGCESIDDVCDVLRDYDHPVRLLALEQDDEYAVLARLDAAADQAAEPIRVFLSNGHAADDYPIAQLFADGLPEVGGDPLDGDEDAPTDVHDAAPFGDPQVLADLGVPADELIELAVHEGTLPADLIETVCERLGCLSEFEAIRG
- the tadA gene encoding tRNA adenosine(34) deaminase TadA, giving the protein MSWTPAGGEVTTDHDAMGAALRQAALALTAGEVPVGAVVLAPTGAVLASAHNLRETSADPTAHAEVLALRRAGEALGDWQLAGCTLVVTLEPCTMCAGALVLARIRRLVFGAWDDKAGAVGSLWDVVRDRRLNHRPEVLAGVRQDECAELLTRFFAERR
- a CDS encoding ScbR family autoregulator-binding transcription factor produces the protein MQQRAVLTRGRVLVAAAEVFARTGFLAASMNDIVEAAGVTKGAVYFHFPSKEALAVAIVEEQFAQWPPLVAAIIEHSPDALTSVVALTYEVGSRFRDDVLTTAGVRLSFERELVNAAMPTPFVGWVGILQELFSRARREGTLRPGLQAAPTARALVGSFFGIQHVSEILTNRTDLESRLDEFWKVFLVGVAVNPDWTGTQRAVRRVRAAIPRVTAQLDSDPEFD
- a CDS encoding ScbA/BarX family gamma-butyrolactone biosynthesis protein — encoded protein: MHTFDPALRAGQGLSWDRTIDRSLVHRDSIAEVLLTDVIRLADTEFLVAAQWPRSHRVYRPDPIGRHDPMLILESIRQSGLAVSHFAFGVGFDQQSLMRDVSFVLDQRTEPRALLRATNLAITVSCRDVIIRAGQLRGMTIALSFTADDLRFATGAGTIRWISAQSYAALRARGGIRRDWDQLRWGGAVPPRLPSPIRAMADVLITAEPGPGSRRRLVVPLDNPVYFDHPLDHAPGMLLIDAAWQAALDQRADDARLVGCTLDCPAFTELGVDTDILLRPISGDTTEFSVQQDGRVTASGSLRMAS
- a CDS encoding LacI family DNA-binding transcriptional regulator encodes the protein MAASMKDVARLAGVSIKTVSNVVNDYPFVSAATRSRVQAALDTLDYRPNTSARGLRTGRTDLIALAIPALDEPYFAEMAGLIVEAAERRGWTVLIDQTGGDRAREKLATGGSHSHWIDGSITSPLALTGDDVADLVQQRPVVLLGERFTHATADRVAVDSVSAAREATSHLIELGRQRIAFIGAQAQGRTGAVRLAGYRSAILDAGRRPEQGLIVRVERFRRAEGAAAMARLLTAKRPPDAVFCANDLLAVGAIRTLLSSGLRVPQDVAVVGFDDIEEARFTTPSLTSISPDKQQIAEVSVELLCRRIREGADGPPVSVVAGHRLLVRESSVGVVDASGEAFTSDPPG
- a CDS encoding DUF3516 domain-containing protein; amino-acid sequence: MSTSKKSLAGLLDSGALTGADPDTVYDAFTGWAAGQGLELYSAQSEALIELLSGSNVILSTPTGSGKSLVATGAHLAALVHGRRSFYTAPIKALVSEKFFALCEVFGSSRVGMMTGDASVNGQAEIICCTAEVLANLALRGGSAADIGLVVMDEFHYYGDSDRGWAWQVPLLELNRAQFLLMSATLGPVDFFSRDLSRRTGRPTAVVSSVDRPVPLFHYYVTTPLHETIAELLSTHQSPVYIVHFTQAAALEQAQALTSVNVCSRAEKDLIAAAIGDFRFSSGFGKTLSRLVRHGIGVHHAGMLPKYRRLVEQLAQAGLLKVICGTDTLGVGINVPIRTVVLTSLSKYDGRRSRQLQAREFHQIAGRAGRAGYDTAGTVVVQAPEHEVENARLLAKAGDDEKKRRRVQRKKAPEGFVSWSKATHDRLVGAEPEPLGSHFRVTHSMLLNVIARPGDAFAAMRYLLTDNHEAGPAQRRHVRSAIQAYRSLLTAGVLQRLETPDETGRTVRLTVDLPPNFALNQPLSTFALAAIELLDIESDTFALDVLSVIEATLEDPRQVLYAQQSKARGEAVAQLKADGVEYEERMVLLEDVTHPRPLAELLDAAFGMYRKGHPWLIEHQLSPKSVVRDLWERAMNFTEYVSFYGLTRSEGLLLRYLSDAYRALRAGVPHTARTEAVEDLTAWLGELVHQVDSSLLDEWEQLRTPAVEPGPAGVLAPPTRPLTANTRAFTVLVRNAMFRRVELAAGHRYAELGELDAAAGWDAEAWQDALSDYFSEYDRIGTGPAARGPSLFQVSVEPGRWLVRQVFEDPNADHDWGISAEVDLAASDEAGEAVLRITRVDRW